A single genomic interval of Bacteroidota bacterium harbors:
- a CDS encoding mannose-1-phosphate guanylyltransferase, producing MNNIYVAIMAGGIGSRFWPASRINKPKQFLDILNTGQTLIQSTYERFLKIAPKDNIFIVTNEAYLELVHEQLPDIKPSRILAEPMRRNTGPCIAYVSHKIATIDPDANIIVAPSDHLILNEQKFLEVMYQGLEYTFSHDDLVTLGIKPTRPDTGYGYIQYDDHTIMPGIHKVKTFTEKPDKELAKTFVSSGDFLWNSGIFIWNVKSILTAFEKHLQDINHAFSAAQKFFGKPEEAAAIEKAYSLCTNISIDFGLMEKASNVYVIPSSFGWSDLGTWTSLWSNYSSDYWGNAVNGKQVLMYDSKDCMVIAPENKLVVLQGLDDYVVVDSGDVLLVCKKDQEQHLKEITSDIKRYLGDTYL from the coding sequence ATGAATAATATTTATGTAGCTATAATGGCCGGTGGCATTGGCAGTAGGTTTTGGCCGGCAAGCAGGATAAATAAGCCAAAACAATTTTTGGATATCCTTAACACGGGACAGACCTTAATTCAAAGTACCTATGAACGGTTTTTAAAAATAGCTCCCAAAGATAATATCTTTATAGTTACCAATGAGGCCTATCTTGAACTTGTTCATGAACAGCTACCGGATATAAAACCTTCTCGAATTCTTGCCGAGCCAATGCGTAGAAATACAGGTCCTTGCATTGCATATGTAAGCCATAAAATTGCAACCATTGACCCGGATGCTAATATAATTGTTGCTCCTTCCGATCATTTGATATTGAATGAACAAAAATTTCTAGAAGTGATGTATCAGGGTTTGGAATATACGTTTTCGCACGATGACCTTGTTACTTTAGGCATTAAACCGACAAGACCTGACACCGGCTATGGATATATTCAATATGATGACCATACTATAATGCCCGGTATTCATAAAGTGAAAACATTTACTGAAAAACCGGATAAGGAACTTGCAAAAACTTTTGTGAGCAGCGGTGATTTTTTATGGAACTCCGGAATATTTATTTGGAATGTAAAAAGTATTCTTACTGCATTCGAAAAACATTTACAGGATATCAATCATGCGTTTAGTGCTGCACAAAAGTTTTTTGGAAAACCGGAAGAGGCAGCGGCAATTGAAAAAGCATATAGTTTATGTACTAATATTTCAATTGATTTCGGACTTATGGAAAAAGCAAGTAATGTATATGTAATTCCAAGTTCATTTGGTTGGAGTGATTTGGGAACATGGACTTCCCTGTGGTCCAATTATAGTTCTGATTATTGGGGTAATGCAGTAAATGGCAAACAGGTTTTGATGTACGATAGTAAAGATTGTATGGTGATTGCTCCTGAAAATAAATTAGTGGTATTACAGGGCTTGGATGATTATGTAGTTGTTGATAGTGGAGATGTATTATTGGTTTGCAAAAAAGATCAGGAACAACATTTAAAAGAAATTACTTCTGATATTAAGCGTTATCTCGGCGACACTTATTTATAA
- a CDS encoding aminotransferase class I/II-fold pyridoxal phosphate-dependent enzyme, which yields MLQFPGTIRSKLPNAGISIFSRMTALAHQHNAINLAQGFPDFPSSEKLIELVNHYMHQGMNQYAPMPGVMQLREAIAEKTEEIYSITPDPETEITIVSGATYGLYSAFQALLHEGNEVIVFEPAYDSYVPGITMAGGVPVPIQLQAPDYKINWDLVKKRINAHTRAIVLNSPQNPSGTVLKPNDLLQLAKLVKDTDIIIISDEVYEHIIFDAVRHEGVLHYPELAKRSVIISSFGKTFHNTGWKIGYVIAAKELTKEIRAVHQFMQFSVHTPSQYALADFLKDKQQYTMLPEFYQQKRDQFINLLQGSRFKWKPAAGTYFQLLDYSAISNKKDTDFANELTEKHKVASIPLSPFYHNNSQGTMLRFCFAKSDGTLEKAAAILQKI from the coding sequence ATGTTACAATTCCCCGGTACAATTCGATCGAAATTACCCAACGCAGGCATCAGTATTTTTTCTAGGATGACGGCGTTAGCTCATCAGCACAATGCTATAAACCTTGCGCAGGGATTTCCTGATTTTCCTAGTTCAGAAAAATTAATTGAGTTGGTAAATCATTATATGCATCAAGGCATGAATCAATATGCACCCATGCCGGGAGTGATGCAATTACGGGAAGCAATAGCAGAAAAAACAGAAGAAATTTATTCAATAACACCAGATCCTGAAACTGAAATAACAATTGTTTCCGGTGCTACTTATGGTTTGTATTCCGCATTTCAGGCATTGCTGCATGAAGGCAATGAAGTAATTGTATTTGAACCGGCTTATGATAGTTATGTGCCCGGAATTACAATGGCAGGCGGTGTCCCAGTGCCTATACAATTGCAAGCACCTGATTATAAAATCAATTGGGACTTGGTGAAAAAAAGAATTAATGCGCATACTCGGGCAATTGTTTTAAACTCACCACAAAACCCAAGTGGCACTGTTTTAAAACCGAATGATCTTTTGCAACTTGCAAAGCTTGTGAAGGATACCGATATCATTATTATCAGTGATGAAGTATATGAACATATTATTTTTGATGCTGTACGTCATGAAGGTGTGTTACATTATCCCGAGCTTGCAAAACGCAGTGTAATTATTTCTTCTTTCGGAAAAACATTTCATAATACAGGATGGAAAATTGGTTATGTAATTGCAGCAAAAGAGTTGACAAAAGAAATCAGAGCAGTACATCAATTTATGCAATTTTCTGTGCATACACCATCGCAATATGCATTGGCAGATTTTCTGAAAGACAAACAGCAATACACCATGCTTCCTGAATTTTATCAGCAGAAAAGAGATCAGTTTATAAATTTACTACAAGGCTCACGCTTTAAATGGAAACCCGCTGCCGGCACTTATTTTCAATTATTGGATTACAGTGCAATCAGCAATAAAAAGGATACAGATTTTGCAAATGAATTAACAGAAAAACATAAAGTAGCCTCTATTCCGCTGAGTCCGTTTTATCATAATAATTCTCAAGGTACGATGTTGCGATTCTGTTTTGCAAAGTCGGATGGAACATTGGAAAAAGCGGCTGCTATTCTGCAAAAAATTTAA
- a CDS encoding class I SAM-dependent methyltransferase, producing the protein MQQHNYSIIAKPFSQQQNGLLLTQCKNSAFANVYAAVRKAEGWDYDGAVLQSLPHVNTHDPLFNFWKSRNVSTQFLITYLREKNNQNLILDVGCGNGWLTHLLATEFADTEFYGVDIFKEELHKAANAFQLANLNWIFGDVSDNLFQPKSFNTILLCASAQYFSDFINLMSQLQNYLADDGKIIIIDTPFYSESEFIKAKERTIVYYNNLQFPEMSNHYHHRRYSDLQNLKFKLLYKPGWQNRLTHFISGKAIMQFPVIVLKK; encoded by the coding sequence ATGCAGCAACATAATTACAGCATAATTGCAAAGCCCTTTTCACAGCAACAAAACGGATTGTTATTAACCCAATGTAAAAATTCAGCTTTTGCAAATGTGTATGCAGCTGTTCGCAAAGCAGAAGGTTGGGATTATGATGGAGCAGTACTGCAATCGCTACCGCATGTAAATACACATGATCCGCTGTTTAATTTTTGGAAAAGCAGAAATGTTTCCACTCAATTTTTAATTACTTATCTCAGGGAAAAAAATAATCAAAATCTCATTTTAGATGTAGGTTGTGGGAATGGTTGGTTGACACATTTACTTGCAACAGAATTTGCCGATACAGAATTTTATGGTGTAGATATTTTTAAAGAAGAATTACATAAAGCAGCAAATGCATTTCAGTTAGCTAATCTCAATTGGATATTTGGCGATGTGTCGGATAATCTCTTTCAACCTAAAAGTTTTAATACTATTTTGCTCTGCGCATCTGCACAATACTTTTCTGATTTTATAAATCTTATGTCTCAATTGCAGAATTATTTAGCTGATGATGGAAAAATAATAATTATAGATACTCCTTTTTATTCTGAATCGGAATTTATAAAAGCAAAAGAAAGAACAATTGTTTATTACAACAATCTGCAATTCCCGGAGATGAGTAACCATTATCATCACAGAAGATATAGCGATTTGCAAAATTTAAAATTTAAGTTGCTTTATAAACCCGGATGGCAAAATCGTTTGACACATTTTATTTCAGGTAAAGCAATAATGCAATTTCCTGTGATAGTTTTAAAAAAGTAA